The Symphalangus syndactylus isolate Jambi chromosome 3, NHGRI_mSymSyn1-v2.1_pri, whole genome shotgun sequence genome has a segment encoding these proteins:
- the LOC129478597 gene encoding uncharacterized protein codes for MTGSTPSVRALIPEIRSLMLFPAGDKLFGGGVGVHPIIIFPLRPSAAETRQTPRAAHPLIEADSGRFRADPRCQGADSIPGALLGEGAARAARLDPGLPVPAEDGDPRRLRPPIRIFSSQTSSAYPDPTAHALAPRQESPFLIPKELTLRRDVPSRTVSRSQERSTQQRSADPDFSRGETQRPTLWTFLPTQPGGRRSPAHPETSPPPSWAAARPSCSSLGGLGPFGRTPFSRTSKTGYLVHALQTTLWTCSLLFKSPTRERGKKNPEEIQVNWKKKFQKGVHRGEKRLYRPSNYNRAFRRMRRDGFPPGPHQKPAHSSHIAPLSARKDSNSTTGRPPFLVLGSCRGCSWHPTGGDCPSPPPSTLEGTSVADTMARFLFPTPVGLASDRSSSLH; via the exons ATGACGGGGTCCACGCCCAGCGTCCGCGCCCTGATTCCCGAA ATACGTTCATTAATGCTTTTTCCAGCCGGAGACAAactttttgggggtggggtggggg TGCATCCAATAATAATTTTTCCACTCAGGCCCTCCGCTGCCGAGACGCGGCAGACTCCCAGAGCGGCTCACCCACTCATCGAAGCGGATTCTGGGCGGTTTCGGGCTGACCCGCGCTGTCAGGGCGCGGACTCCATTCCGGGCGCATTGTTAGGAGAAGGGGCCGCTCGGGCGGCGCGCCTCGACCCTGGGCTCCCGGTGCCCGCAGAGGACGGAGATCCGCGGCGCCTTAGGCCACCTATCCGCATCTTTTCGAGCCAAACCTCCAGCGCTTACCCGGACCCGACGGCCCACGCACTGGCTCCCAGGCAAGAGTCGCCCTTCCTGATCCCCAAGGAACTGACACTACGGCGGGACGTTCCCTCTAGGACAGTCAGCAGGTCCCAGGAGCGCAGCACGCAACAGCGCAGCGCAGACCCAGACTTTTCCCGGGGTGAGACCCAGAGGCCCACGCTCTGGACTTTCCTCCCTACCCAGCCTGGAGGCCGGCGTTCCCCGGCCCACCCGGagacctcccctcctccctcctgggccGCCGCGCGCCCCAGTTGCAGCAGCCTCGGGGGGCTGGGCCCTTTCGGCCGGACTCCCTTCTCCCGGACATCCAAAACAGGTTACCTTGTCCACGCTCTCCAGACCACGCTTTGGACTTGCTCACTTTTATTTAAGAGTCCGacgagggaaagagggaaaaaaaatccagaggaGATCCAAGTCAATtggaagaaaaaatttcaaaagggTGTCCACAGAGGCGAAAAAAG GCTCTACCGACCTTCAAACTACAACAGAGCTTTCAGGAGAATGCGGAGAGACGGCTTCCCACCCGGACCTCACCAGAAACCCGCACACTCCAGCCACATTGCTCCTCTTTCAGCCAGAAAGGACTCCAACTCCACCACCGGGAGGCCCCCCTTCCTGGTGCTGGGCAGTTGCAGAGGCTGTTCATGGCATCCCACAGGTGGCGactgcccctcccctcctcctagcACTTTAGAGGGTACCTCTGTGGCAGACACCATGGCTAGGTTTCTCTTTCCAACTCCTGTTGGTCTGGCAAGTGACAGATCATCTTCACTACATTAA